The genomic interval AGGCGGCGGGGCCGGTCACGGGCGCGCCGTGGTCCTTTTCGGGGATGGGCGTCACGCCGTCCCATTCGAAGAAGGCGATCATGTCCGTGGCCGAAATCTCGAAGAAGTAGTGGCGGTAGCCGGGGCGGCCCAGGCCAGCCACGAGGCGCATGCCAAGGAGATCGCGCCAGAATCGGATGGTGGATCCCATGTCGCCGGTGGCCATGGCGAGGTGGTTGATGCCGGTGTAGCGGACGGGTGCGGGCATGACGTGCTCCTTTTTTCTCACACTGGTGGGGTGTCGCCCCACGTGTCTCTTGGGTTCGGAATCGGATCGGCGATCGCTTTTTCGAGGCGTCCGATCCCGTCCCTGGGTCGGTGGCAGGGTATCATCGAAAGCCGCGTCCTGAAAGCATTGCCGGGCAGGCGCCGGGGCGATTCGCCTTGACGAAATGACGTTTTTGGACTAACGCCTCCATCGATCGACGGGCGTGGCGTCGTGTGGCGAGCGGTGGCGTATTCCCCTGGTGCTTTTTTGCACAAGCGGTTGACGGCTTTGCCGTACCCTCGTATCACACGGATACAAGTTCTTCACATTCTGCAACTCCTGGTCCCTGACCAGCGCATGACTGGCCGCGGAACCACGGCATCGACCGCTGGTTCGGCTGCCGGGCGACCGGCTTACACGGGGTGACGCATGACCTTGGCGCAACGCATCGCGAACGGGAAGGAGTCCCTGGTCGACCGCTGGTACGACCTGGTGCTGGCGACCTATCCGGGCGAGACCGCCAAGCTCTGGCGCAGGAACAGCGATCCTTTTACCAACCCCGTGGGGCAGACCACGCACCGCGCGCTGGCCGAACTCGTGGATCACCTCCTGGTCTGGAGCGACGCCCAGGCCATCTGCACGAGCCTGGACGAGGTCGTGAAAATCCGCGCGGTCCAGGACTTCACCCCGGCCAAGGCCATGGCCTTCATCTTTCTGCTCAAGAAAGCGCTGCGCGAGGTTTTCGCCAAGGACCTCGCCGGGGGCGGGCTCGACGCCGAACTGGCCGCCCTCGAAGCGCGCGTGGACAACATGGCCCTCATGGGCTTCGACGTCTATGTGCGCGAGCGCGAGAAGATATTTCGAATGCGGGTGGACGAGTTCAAGCGTACCCACCGCATGATTTTCAGGAAAACCGGCATCATGTGCGAAACGACGGATTCTCTCGTCCGGGGCGGGCCAGATGAGGCGGCCGACGCGGACGAAGACCTCGGGATCAAGAAACCGCAAGCGAGGTAGGGTGGACATGAACGCATTGTATGGGCTTTTTCTCGTCTGCGCGCTGGCGCTGGTCGCGCTGATGGGGGTCGGGGGAGCCGGGTTGACCGGGCTTTTCGGCATCGCCATCCCCTATGTGGCCGTGGCAGTCTTCATCGTGGGCTTCGCGATGAAGATATTCGACTGGGCCAAGTCCCCCGTGCCGTTCAGGATTCCGACCACGGCCGGCCAGCAGAAATCGCTGGATTGGATTCCCTACAACCGCTTTGACAACCCGGTCAACAACCGCGACACCGTGGTGCGTATGATCCTCGAAGTCGTGACCTTCCGGTCGCTCTTCAGGAATACCTCGGCGCATCTGGGCAAAAACCCCCAGGGCGGCCCGCAGGTGGCCTACTTTTCCGAGAAATGGCTGTGGCTCGCGGCCATCCTGTTCCACTACTCCTTCCTGACGATTCTCATCAGGCACATGCGATTCTTCACCGAGCCGGTGCCCTGGCTCTTCCAGAAGCTCGACTGGGCCGACTCGGTGCTGCAGATCGGCCAGCCCGCGCTCTACCAGACCGACCTGCTGATCATGGCCGGCCTGCTGTGGCTGCTCGCGCGCCGCATCTTCTACCCCCGCATCCGCTACCTTTCCAACGCGGCCGACTACTTCGCCCTGTTCCTGATCCTGGGCATCGTCATCTCCGGCATCTACATGCGCTACGTGGCCCATGTGGATATCGTGGCCATCAAGCAGTACTCCATGTCGCTGGTGATGTTCTCGCCGACCATTCCCGAGACCATCTCCCCGGCCTTCTTCGTTCACTTCTTCCTGGTCTGCGTGCTGCTGATCTACTTCCCCTTCTCCAAGCTGATGCACCTGGGCGGCGTCTTCCTCTCGCCCACGCGCAACCTGCCCAACGACACGCGCATCAACCACCACGAAAACCCGTGGAACCC from Alkalidesulfovibrio alkalitolerans DSM 16529 carries:
- a CDS encoding RsbRD N-terminal domain-containing protein, giving the protein MTLAQRIANGKESLVDRWYDLVLATYPGETAKLWRRNSDPFTNPVGQTTHRALAELVDHLLVWSDAQAICTSLDEVVKIRAVQDFTPAKAMAFIFLLKKALREVFAKDLAGGGLDAELAALEARVDNMALMGFDVYVREREKIFRMRVDEFKRTHRMIFRKTGIMCETTDSLVRGGPDEAADADEDLGIKKPQAR
- the dsrM gene encoding sulfate reduction electron transfer complex DsrMKJOP subunit DsrM, which codes for MNALYGLFLVCALALVALMGVGGAGLTGLFGIAIPYVAVAVFIVGFAMKIFDWAKSPVPFRIPTTAGQQKSLDWIPYNRFDNPVNNRDTVVRMILEVVTFRSLFRNTSAHLGKNPQGGPQVAYFSEKWLWLAAILFHYSFLTILIRHMRFFTEPVPWLFQKLDWADSVLQIGQPALYQTDLLIMAGLLWLLARRIFYPRIRYLSNAADYFALFLILGIVISGIYMRYVAHVDIVAIKQYSMSLVMFSPTIPETISPAFFVHFFLVCVLLIYFPFSKLMHLGGVFLSPTRNLPNDTRINHHENPWNPKIKPHSYEAYEDDFREAMVEAGLPVVKQPDEAGAEK